The following coding sequences lie in one Rutidosis leptorrhynchoides isolate AG116_Rl617_1_P2 chromosome 6, CSIRO_AGI_Rlap_v1, whole genome shotgun sequence genomic window:
- the LOC139856127 gene encoding inactive poly [ADP-ribose] polymerase RCD1-like, translated as MSSKVVKVLTNGRRKIIIDSKKKIVTQCKAHLVNANKRNVSLTSPLNKLGKRKRANACQNKCSSCGRKSLLKNHSNFMKSGLPQRLLFSQDGQWVDFEKEIVDLVTEDFRSKRISIEVKCNGCHFILDILHMIQVDLKTGSQKPIAWIDETGHCVFPDPISGCHGNHEDDNGESSLTPEINLHLEIELNGLNNNRDDECVGESNVKRVKVDQEGKRNHFDSTPVDENEKSHELASPIFETNFGTVDLETTKNMFIEALGRDLKVDFLDVKKCSSGFMEARLEMFQKQVEITQKLRGSANVQYAWFAAANGAPSGVMFYGPNGPKLGKYGFGVHLSAVKSALNSATICDIDENGLRHMVLCRVILGNTELVHPGSKQFNPSDQHFDSGVDNLEDPSHYVIWNMNMNTHIIPECIVSFKIDSDIKGNVVTQESRHDMSRITTFHDLNGPTNQDSSSNKSGRNSPQLEAVPSHGSSTPKEPKSPWMPFSMLFEAVSSKVAPHDMKLLHSYYESFRAKKMLREDFIRKLRSVVGDQLLRSAILVLQNKKIPNASNMYEVKEVQEG; from the exons ATGTCATCGAAGGTAGTGAAAGTGTTGACAAACGGTCGTCGAAAAATTATCATCGATTCGAAGAAGAAAATAGTGACCCAATGCAAGGCTCATTTAGTTAATGCGAATAAGAGAAATGTGAGTCTGACGTCGCCTTTAAACAAGCTTGGAAAGAGAAAACGTGCAAATGCTTGCCAAAACAAATGTAGCTCGTGCGGGAGGAAAAGTTTACTGAAAAACCACTCAAATTTTATGAAGAGTGGGTTGCCACAACGTTTGCTGTTTTCTCAAGATGGTCAATGGGTTGACTTTGAAAAAGAAATAGTTGACTTAGTCACAGAGGACTTTCGGTCAAAAAGGATATCGATTGAAGTGAAATGTAACGGGTGTCATTTCATCCTAGACATTTTGCATATGATTCAGGTAGATTTGAAAACGGGTTCACAGAAGCCCATTGCATGGATTGACGAAACGGGTCATTGTGTTTTCCCCGACCCGATTTCCGGGTGTCATGGGAATCATGAAGATGATAATGGTGAGTCATCTTTGACCCCTGAGATCAATTTGCATTTGGAAATCGAGCTGAATGGGTTAAATAACAACCGAGATGATGAATGTGTGGGAGAGTCAAATGTCAAACGGGTCAAAGTTGACCAAGAAGGCAAAAGGAACCATTTTGATAGCACCCCAGTTGACGAAAATGAAAAAAGTCATGAACTTGCATCACCAATTTTCGAAACTAATTTTGGAACTGTCGATTTAGAAACCACTAAAAACATGTTCATTGAGGCTTTAGGTCGTGATTTGAAAGTTGACTTTCTTGATGTAAAGAAATGTTCTAGCGGCTTTATGGAAGCACGACTCGAAATGTTCCAAAAGCAGGTTGAAATTACTCAAAAACTTCGGGGATCGGCTAATGTGCAATACGCTTGGTTTGCGGCTGCTAATGGTGCACCATCTGGAGTTATGTTTTATGGGCCTAATGGGCCTAAGCTAGGAAAATATGGTTTTGGTGTTCACCTTTCAGCAGTTAAATCTGCACTTAACAG TGCTACTATTTGCGATATTGACGAAAATGGACTGAGGCATATGGTATTATGCCGTGTGATATTGGGGAATACTGAACTTGTTCACCCGGGTTCGAAACAGTTTAATCCAAGTGATCAGCACTTTGATAGTGGAGTTGATAATTTGGAAGATCCAAGTCATTATGTAATTTGGAACATGAATATGAATACACACATCATCCCTGAATGTATTGTAAGTTTCAAGATTGATTCGGATATCAAAG GTAATGTGGTCACTCAGGAAAGTAGGCATGATATGTCAAGAATCACTACATTTCATGATCTTAATGGACCCACGAACCAAGATTCCTCTTCGAATAAAAGT GGTAGAAATAGCCCACAGTTGGAAGCTGTTCCAAGTCATGGTTCAAGCACACCTAAGGAACCGAAATCACCATGGATGCCTTTCTCAATGTTGTTTGAAGCTGTTTCTTCTAAAGTGGCCCCACATGATATGAAATTACTACATTCTTATTATGAATCTTTTAGG GCAAAGAAAATGCTTCGTGAAGACTTCATTAGGAAGCTGAGATCCGTTGTCGGGGATCAGTTACTGAGGTCTGCAATATTAGTTCTCCAGAACAAG AAGATTCCCAATGCTTCAAACATGTATGAAGTTAAGGAGGTGCAAGAAGGTTGA